The sequence ATATTTCGCACCAGTATCCTATTGTTTAACAAAGGTTACTTCTCAAATCAACGCAATTTGGAACACTCTAAACATGTACCTGAATTAGGAGAGTTTGAATGAATACCTTTTCAAATGATGAGGAAATATTAAAAATTAGACTAACAAACGAAGAGATAGTTAAACCTATTCCTGAAAAAATGCCACTACATAATCCAAATTATGCCATTAGATTATGTGTGGATAAACCAGAATATGCCTTGAAGATATTTGTTCCTATAGAGATAATGAAGCAGATACTTGATTACTCTAAAAAAGATACTACTCGAGAATTAGGTGGGGTCTTAATTGGTGATTATTGTCTTGATAATAAGATTAAATCTATAAAAATATCGGATTTTATTGAGGCAAGAAATACTCAAGGTGACAATAGTCATATTAGATTTAACCATGAGACATGGAATGCAATTGAACAGGAGAAAAAAACAAAGAAAATTCCTGAAGGAAAACAGATGGTCGGTTGGTTTCATACACACCCTGGCTGGGGAATATTCCTTTCAGAGGATGATTTATTCATTCATCAAAAT comes from bacterium and encodes:
- a CDS encoding Mov34/MPN/PAD-1 family protein codes for the protein MNTFSNDEEILKIRLTNEEIVKPIPEKMPLHNPNYAIRLCVDKPEYALKIFVPIEIMKQILDYSKKDTTRELGGVLIGDYCLDNKIKSIKISDFIEARNTQGDNSHIRFNHETWNAIEQEKKTKKIPEGKQMVGWFHTHPGWGIFLSEDDLFIHQNFFNLPWQVAMVVDPLQKEQGFFIWENDKIIKSRDFYLYTIKERESELISFVHSLSQSRKLDR